In Merismopedia glauca CCAP 1448/3, a single window of DNA contains:
- a CDS encoding cofactor assembly of complex C subunit B: protein MQSNQTTVWRHLPIVAGILGSLLLIVNRLFTPELTDSQARSDVLGVILSGVLVLSGLLWQQYTPRSPEAVELIGQQGLELAPELPETLKNELAWASHLLLTNTVTRSVVVWYQGQTILRRGVLGEKDRVTPGAIVERVLKTQKPVYLVDLKVYPGRIEFDYLPENTQGAICQPLGNKGVLILGAYAPRSYTKQDEAWIEGIADKLADTLDRSQLSVS, encoded by the coding sequence ATCCAATCGAATCAGACAACTGTGTGGCGACATTTACCCATTGTGGCTGGAATTTTAGGCAGTTTACTATTAATAGTCAATCGTTTATTCACGCCCGAATTAACTGATTCTCAGGCTCGTTCGGATGTTTTAGGGGTGATTTTATCAGGGGTACTAGTGCTGAGCGGGTTATTATGGCAGCAATATACACCGCGATCGCCTGAAGCTGTAGAATTAATTGGTCAACAAGGTTTAGAATTAGCTCCAGAGTTGCCAGAAACCCTCAAAAATGAATTAGCTTGGGCTTCTCATTTACTCTTAACAAATACAGTAACTCGTTCCGTCGTAGTATGGTATCAAGGTCAAACCATCTTACGGCGGGGTGTATTGGGTGAAAAAGATCGAGTGACTCCAGGGGCGATCGTCGAAAGAGTTTTGAAAACTCAAAAACCTGTCTATTTGGTAGATCTCAAAGTTTATCCAGGACGGATAGAATTTGATTACTTGCCGGAAAATACTCAAGGCGCAATCTGTCAACCTTTGGGAAATAAGGGAGTATTGATTTTAGGGGCTTATGCTCCTCGCAGTTATACCAAACAAGATGAAGCTTGGATCGAAGGAATTGCAGACAAGTTGGCAGATACTCTCGATCGCTCTCAACTATCAGTATCCTAG